From Bifidobacterium longum subsp. longum JCM 1217, one genomic window encodes:
- a CDS encoding aldo/keto reductase, with translation MSETTTNRTNQSATTATLAGYEIPRLGMGTMALAIEGRPSNRNQAIETIHAALDAGVRYLDTAWSYYLPSAPGTGEPEDMGYGEYLVRDALHSWHGPKDQVLVATKTGWLRTLDGNGNYGWQADARPETMIANAKESARRLGVDTLDLLYSHCNDPQVPYEDQMGALKQLVDEGVAKAVGISRIDNADIETAHNILGDRLVAVQNQFSPVHRDPEHTLETCEKLGLAFVCWSPLGGFLDPFNEHLFDRFREVAKIHDCSYQRVTLAWELAQYQYLFTIPSARNPQEIQDSFKASELKLSDSEIGYLNGKDVD, from the coding sequence ATGAGCGAAACGACTACGAACCGCACGAACCAGAGCGCGACCACGGCAACACTTGCCGGCTATGAGATTCCCCGCCTCGGCATGGGCACGATGGCGCTCGCCATCGAGGGGCGCCCCTCCAACCGTAATCAGGCAATCGAGACCATCCATGCCGCGCTCGATGCCGGAGTCCGTTATTTGGACACGGCTTGGTCCTATTATCTGCCCAGCGCACCCGGCACCGGCGAACCGGAGGATATGGGCTATGGCGAATATCTGGTCCGCGATGCTCTGCACTCGTGGCATGGCCCCAAAGATCAGGTGCTCGTAGCCACCAAAACCGGCTGGCTGCGCACGCTTGACGGCAACGGCAACTACGGCTGGCAGGCCGACGCCCGACCTGAAACCATGATCGCCAATGCCAAGGAATCAGCCCGCCGCCTCGGTGTCGATACGCTCGATCTGCTCTACTCGCACTGCAACGATCCGCAGGTGCCGTACGAAGACCAGATGGGCGCACTCAAGCAGCTCGTGGACGAAGGTGTGGCCAAAGCTGTCGGCATCTCCAGAATCGACAACGCGGACATCGAAACCGCCCACAATATTTTGGGAGATCGTCTCGTGGCCGTCCAGAACCAGTTCTCCCCGGTCCACCGCGACCCTGAGCACACGTTGGAAACCTGCGAAAAGCTCGGTTTGGCTTTTGTCTGCTGGTCGCCGCTCGGTGGATTCCTTGACCCGTTCAACGAGCATCTGTTCGACCGGTTCCGCGAAGTCGCCAAGATTCACGACTGCTCCTACCAGCGCGTCACGCTCGCGTGGGAACTTGCGCAATACCAATATCTGTTCACGATTCCCTCGGCCAGAAACCCGCAGGAGATTCAGGACTCGTTCAAAGCCAGCGAACTGAAATTGTCCGACAGTGAAATCGGCTACCTCAATGGCAAGGATGTTGACTGA
- the eno gene encoding phosphopyruvate hydratase: MAVIESVYARQILDSRGNPTVQVVLDTEDGAQGLGLVPSGASTGEAEAWERRDGDKSVYGGKGVLNAVKAVNEVIAPKVIGMDAADQRALDDLMIELDGTPNKGKLGANAILGVSLAALYASAESAGLPLYRYIGGTNGHILPVPNMNIMNGGAHADFATDIQEYMISPYGFDTYSEALRAGVEVYHTLKNVLKKEGLNTGLGDEGGFAPKMKSNEDSLKYIMDAISAAGYEPGKQIGICLDVASSEFYNKETGKYRFDGEERDSAYMLDYYENLINEYPIVSIEDPFNEEGWEDWAAITARLGDRLQFVGDDLLVTNPARLQKAIDLGAANSLLVKLNQIGSVTETLDAIELATANGYTSMVSHRSGETPDTTISDLAVAKNTRQIKTGAPARGERVAKYNRLLEIEEELGSTAQYAGYSAFKACKKYLAK; encoded by the coding sequence GTGGCAGTAATTGAAAGCGTGTACGCGCGTCAGATTCTCGATTCCCGCGGCAACCCGACCGTTCAGGTCGTTCTGGACACCGAAGACGGCGCCCAGGGCCTGGGCCTGGTTCCGTCCGGCGCCTCCACCGGTGAGGCCGAGGCTTGGGAGCGTCGCGACGGCGACAAGTCCGTCTACGGCGGCAAGGGCGTTCTTAACGCGGTCAAGGCCGTGAACGAGGTCATCGCTCCGAAGGTCATCGGCATGGACGCTGCTGACCAGCGCGCTCTGGACGACCTGATGATCGAGCTCGACGGCACCCCGAACAAGGGCAAGCTGGGCGCCAACGCCATCCTGGGCGTCTCCCTGGCTGCTCTGTACGCTTCCGCCGAGTCCGCCGGCCTGCCGCTGTACCGCTACATCGGCGGCACCAACGGCCACATCCTGCCGGTCCCGAACATGAACATCATGAACGGTGGCGCTCACGCTGACTTCGCCACCGACATTCAGGAGTACATGATCTCCCCGTACGGCTTCGACACCTACTCCGAGGCTCTGCGCGCTGGCGTTGAGGTCTACCACACCCTGAAGAACGTCCTGAAGAAGGAAGGCCTGAACACCGGCCTCGGCGACGAGGGCGGCTTCGCCCCGAAGATGAAGTCCAACGAGGACTCCCTCAAGTACATCATGGACGCCATCTCCGCCGCCGGCTACGAGCCTGGCAAGCAGATCGGCATCTGCCTGGATGTCGCCTCCTCCGAGTTCTACAACAAGGAGACCGGCAAGTACCGCTTCGACGGTGAAGAGCGTGACTCCGCCTACATGCTCGACTACTACGAGAACCTCATCAACGAGTACCCGATCGTCTCCATCGAGGACCCGTTCAACGAGGAAGGCTGGGAAGACTGGGCTGCCATCACCGCTCGCCTCGGCGATCGTCTGCAGTTCGTCGGCGACGACCTGCTGGTCACCAACCCGGCTCGTCTGCAGAAGGCCATCGACCTCGGCGCCGCCAACTCCCTGCTGGTCAAGCTGAACCAGATCGGTTCCGTCACTGAGACCCTCGACGCCATCGAACTGGCCACCGCCAACGGCTACACCTCCATGGTTTCCCACCGCTCCGGCGAGACCCCGGACACCACCATCTCCGACCTGGCTGTTGCTAAGAACACCCGCCAGATCAAGACCGGTGCCCCGGCCCGTGGCGAGCGCGTTGCCAAGTACAACCGCCTGCTCGAGATCGAGGAGGAGCTCGGCTCCACCGCTCAGTACGCCGGCTACAGCGCCTTCAAGGCCTGCAAGAAGTACCTGGCCAAGTGA
- a CDS encoding Ppx/GppA phosphatase family protein → MSKESVTVAGIDCGTNSIRLKIARVDADGMHEVVPRILRVIRLGQDVDKTHRFADEALERAYVAAREFAGVIAEHPIDGLRFVATSATRDAENREEFEDEIERILGVRPEVIPGTEEADLSFLGATSVVNRDDLPAPYLVVDLGGGSTELVIGGDGVSAPTTQVQGAFSMNIGSVRMTERHLTNDPPTQTQIDEAVADVDEHIDEAFRTVDAGKARTIIGVSGTVTTMTALAMGLKEYDHTVVDGHRLSLEDAYAVDDKFLRMTRAERREYKTIHPGRIDVVGGGAVVWSRVLARVSEAAKADHGEAIDSFVASEHGLLDGIVLDYGRRLLAQ, encoded by the coding sequence ATGAGCAAGGAATCCGTAACCGTCGCCGGCATTGATTGCGGCACGAACTCCATTCGACTGAAAATCGCACGTGTCGATGCCGATGGCATGCATGAGGTGGTGCCGCGCATCCTGCGTGTGATCCGTCTCGGCCAGGATGTGGACAAGACCCATCGTTTTGCCGACGAAGCGTTGGAACGCGCCTATGTGGCCGCTCGGGAATTCGCCGGTGTGATTGCCGAACATCCCATCGACGGCCTGCGTTTCGTTGCCACCTCTGCAACTCGTGACGCGGAAAACCGTGAGGAGTTCGAGGATGAGATCGAACGTATCCTCGGCGTGCGCCCCGAAGTCATTCCCGGCACCGAAGAAGCCGACCTGAGCTTCCTTGGTGCCACTTCCGTGGTCAATCGCGACGATCTGCCCGCCCCCTATCTGGTGGTTGATCTCGGCGGCGGGTCCACCGAGCTGGTCATCGGTGGCGACGGCGTCAGTGCGCCCACTACCCAGGTTCAGGGCGCGTTTTCCATGAACATCGGTTCCGTGCGCATGACCGAACGTCATCTGACCAATGATCCGCCGACCCAGACACAGATCGATGAGGCCGTTGCGGACGTCGATGAACATATCGATGAGGCCTTCCGCACCGTGGACGCAGGCAAGGCCCGTACCATCATTGGCGTGTCCGGCACGGTGACCACGATGACCGCCTTGGCCATGGGATTGAAGGAATACGACCACACCGTGGTCGACGGGCATCGGTTGAGCCTTGAAGACGCCTATGCCGTGGACGACAAGTTCCTTAGGATGACGCGCGCCGAGCGCCGCGAATACAAGACCATCCACCCCGGCCGTATCGATGTGGTCGGCGGCGGCGCTGTGGTCTGGAGCCGTGTGCTGGCGCGTGTCAGCGAAGCCGCCAAGGCCGATCATGGTGAAGCCATCGATTCGTTCGTTGCCAGCGAACACGGTCTGCTGGACGGCATTGTGCTCGATTATGGTCGCCGGTTGCTGGCTCAATAG
- a CDS encoding FtsB family cell division protein: MSKSSRTGKPGKTGKARVRKKGSAGPIAFFVSLFIIALGTIQLVSTFHTYALNLAELNGLKREEASLIAKKQELENDIKRWDDKAYITAQARERLGFVFPGEQAVRVLHPEAVTGSDSESQKTEDSSSSNKKVLPWYSELSYSLKKADEPVTDSESGKSDISGSSDSSSNDSSKRSDKSDQNTQSDQNTQQNTQQNTGEGTQQ; this comes from the coding sequence ATGAGCAAGTCGTCCCGTACCGGCAAACCTGGCAAAACCGGCAAAGCACGAGTTAGGAAAAAAGGGTCGGCGGGGCCTATAGCGTTCTTCGTCTCCCTGTTCATTATCGCCCTTGGCACCATCCAGCTGGTCTCCACCTTCCACACCTATGCCCTGAACCTGGCCGAACTCAATGGTCTCAAGCGTGAGGAGGCTTCGCTGATCGCCAAAAAGCAGGAGTTGGAAAACGACATCAAGCGTTGGGATGACAAGGCCTACATCACCGCCCAGGCCCGTGAACGCCTCGGCTTCGTATTCCCCGGCGAACAGGCCGTGCGTGTGCTTCATCCCGAAGCCGTGACCGGCTCCGATAGCGAATCCCAGAAAACGGAAGATTCCAGTAGCAGCAACAAAAAAGTCCTGCCATGGTACAGCGAACTGTCTTACTCGCTCAAAAAGGCCGATGAGCCTGTGACCGATAGCGAGTCCGGCAAATCCGATATTTCCGGTTCCTCTGACTCGTCATCCAACGACTCATCCAAGCGGTCCGATAAGTCAGACCAGAACACCCAATCCGATCAGAACACCCAACAGAATACCCAACAGAACACAGGGGAGGGAACCCAACAGTGA
- a CDS encoding DUF501 domain-containing protein, which translates to MTIDIAAKAKALVDTVLAEPANDHDIDLVQRQLGRYPRGMVAVGARCVCGRPLAVITRPVLPGGIPFPTTCYLTGPEAVKAASHVEAAGVMQQYNDMLASDEELKAAYEQAHNLYLAFRHELAGRLGDSEEHIEGTSAGGMPVRVKCLHALLAQSLVMGPGVNPIGDLVLERVKDEFDPTVCRCTLDD; encoded by the coding sequence GTGACCATCGATATCGCCGCCAAGGCCAAGGCCCTTGTCGATACCGTGCTTGCCGAGCCCGCCAACGATCATGACATCGACCTGGTGCAGCGTCAGCTCGGCCGATACCCGCGCGGCATGGTCGCCGTGGGGGCGCGATGCGTCTGCGGTAGGCCACTTGCCGTAATCACCCGTCCGGTGTTGCCCGGCGGAATCCCTTTCCCCACCACGTGCTATCTGACCGGTCCGGAAGCCGTCAAGGCCGCCTCCCATGTCGAGGCCGCCGGCGTGATGCAGCAATACAACGACATGTTGGCCTCGGACGAGGAGCTCAAGGCCGCATATGAGCAGGCCCATAACCTGTATCTGGCATTCCGCCACGAACTGGCAGGACGTCTTGGCGACAGTGAGGAGCATATTGAAGGCACTTCGGCCGGCGGCATGCCGGTGCGCGTCAAGTGCCTGCATGCCCTGCTGGCCCAATCCCTGGTTATGGGACCGGGCGTCAACCCCATTGGCGATTTGGTACTGGAACGCGTCAAAGACGAATTCGATCCGACCGTCTGCCGCTGCACGCTGGACGATTGA